One Punica granatum isolate Tunisia-2019 chromosome 3, ASM765513v2, whole genome shotgun sequence genomic window carries:
- the LOC116200453 gene encoding extensin-like has protein sequence MAEENQIDVPEEVTPPIPAHSQPPLTHAPPTLTPAGIPPAYSSATSVHLPPPASSGMPSVYLGAPPLQVPPPAVQASSTFDDHARIAALEGTVNQLAANMATNKAELFALFRGPNRASSSSTPPSGQVPTVDPTPWIPPTHAPKSVDAPALPTTHAPVLYPVTISLSPPPAPTAVPLPPAAFLTSDQTMSAPPPVSMPIPAPIYTAPPLMVLPASTTFAPAHITESFPFPTPQPNISLPYQAPPPLNIPFPESGTPIHAAPVAPLMNFLSQEETEQERRMKTMEETIKALQVKETRPDMGCGDWSLFSCMRLPPKFKIPEFTTYEGTKDP, from the coding sequence ATGGCAGAAGAGAACCAAATCGATGTTCCTGAGGAGGTCACTCCACCAATTCCGGCTCATTCTCAACCACCTTTGACGCATGCTCCGCCTACTCTAACTCCCGCAGGCATACCACCGGCGTACTCAAGTGCTACCTCGGTACATCTCCCACCGCCGGCATCTTCAGGCATGCCCTCGGTGTACTTAGGGGCACCTCCTCTACAAGTCCCACCGCCAGCAGTGCAGGCATCATCTACCTTCGACGACCATGCGCGCATTGCAGCACTCGAAGGCACGGTTAACCAACTAGCTGCCAACATGGCCACTAACAAGGCCGAACTATTTGCTCTATTTAGGGGGCCAAATCGTGCTTCCTCGAGCTCCACCCCGCCTTCGGGGCAAGTGCCAACGGTCGACCCTACCCCTTGGATCCCGCCGACCCATGCTCCGAAAAGCGTTGATGCGCCCGCCCTACCAACAACACACGCGCCGGTGCTTTATCCGGTTACTATTTCTCTGTCGCCGCCACCGGCCCCTAcagccgtccctcttccaccggcggcATTCTTGACATCGGACCAGACCATGTCTGCGCCACCGCCTGTTTCCATGCCGATCCCGGCCCCAATCTATACCGCTCCCCCGCTGATGGTCTTGCCGGCATCGACGACCTTTGCTCCTGCTCACATCACCGAATCCTTCCCTTTCCCAACTCCACAACCGAATATTAGCCTCCCCTACCAAGCTCCACCGCCCCTTAACATCCCATTCCCTGAATCGGGCACACCGATCCATGCGGCCCCCGTGGCTCCACTCATGAACTTTCTCTCGCAAGAGGAGACAGAGCAGGAGCGTAGGATGAAGACGATGGAGGAAACGATAAAGGCCCTACAAGTAAAGGAGACCCGCCCCGACATGGGCTGCGGTGACTGGAGCCTCTTCTCGTGCATGCGTCTACCCCCAAAGTTTAAGATCCCCGAATTCACGACATACGAGGGTACAAAAGACCCCTGA